One genomic segment of Tripterygium wilfordii isolate XIE 37 chromosome 9, ASM1340144v1, whole genome shotgun sequence includes these proteins:
- the LOC120005129 gene encoding GTP-binding nuclear protein Ran-3-like, with product MALPNQATVDYPSFKLVIVGDGGTGKTTFVKRHLTGEFEKKYEPTIGVEVHPLDFFTNCGKIRFYCWDTAGQEKFGGLRDGYYIHGQCAIIMFDVTARLTYKNVPTWHKDLCRVCEAIPIVLCGNKVDVKNRQVKAKQVTFHRKKNLQYYEISAKSNYNFEKPFLYLARKLSGDANLHFVESPALAPPEVQFDIIAQQQHEAELLAAASQPLPDEDDDFVG from the exons ATG GCTTTGCCAAATCAGGCTACTGTTGATTATCCTAGTTTCAAGCTGGTTATTGTTGGCGATGGAGGAACAg GGAAAACAACTTTCGTTAAAAGGCATCTCACTGGCGAGTTTGAGAAGAAATATGAGC CAACGATCGGTGTTGAAGTTCATCCGTTGGATTTCTTCACGAACTGCGGTAAAATCCGTTTCTATTGCTGGGACACAGCTGGGCAAGAGAAGTTTGGTGGTCTCAGGGATGGATACTA CATCCATGGCCAGTGTGCAATCATAATGTTTGATGTTACTGCGCGATTGACATATAAAAATGTTCCAACATGGCATAAAGATCTTTGCCG GGTGTGTGAAGCTATCCCAATTGTTCTTTGTGGAAACAAAGTGGACGTGAAGAACAGGCAGGTGAAGGCAAAGCAGGTCACTTTCCACAGGAAAAAGAACTTGCAATACTATGAAATATCAGCAAAGAGCAATTACAACTTTGAGAAGCCATTTTTGTATCTGGCTAGAAAACTTTCTGG TGATGCTAATTTGCATTTTGTGGAGTCCCCTGCCCTAGCACCTCCTGAGGTGCAGTTTGACATTATTGCGCAGCAGCA GCATGAAGCTGAGCTGCTTGCTGCTGCTAGCCAACCCCTTCCGGATGAAGATGACGACTTTGTTGGGTAG
- the LOC120005389 gene encoding uncharacterized protein LOC120005389 isoform X4: protein MMRFRKGTIVDVLDRREDPSGVWRPAKIISGNGHYYSVRYDCSIGMKDKPIAGKVSRKAIRPRPCPPPVDGRRGWVAGDLVEVYDDCAWKAARILKGVGGNCYEIRQLSSLKEFRVHKVNIRDRQLWQDEKWIVRKGLGSCRNVKARKTATESENSFQKIAFPLQQANPNANVQPRYTGAAALDNPGCQESHIVSARTMKRAYPFSSSHVDTEGGKPNCFLHCFCARSSECNDSDADDCSVGSCSVISYNSCKLSGRTLAGLSQDSDTLSSDAESFCGREEEEKCSHPLREGVEATIHRAKVGGMHVLLPKDLNMKLGWLFFPWCYKWAWLSSIFYRRYDGLPVIMMPV from the exons ATGATGAGATTCAGGAAAGGGACTATAGTGGATGTGCTCGACAGAAGAGAGGATCCTTCTGGTGTGTGGAGGCCTGCCAAGATTATCTCTGGCAATGGACACTATTATAGTGTTAGGTATGATTGTTCCATAGGAATGAAAGACAAGCCTATTGCAGGGAAGGTCTCGAGGAAGGCCATCAGGCCCAGGCCTTGTCCTCCACCTGTTGATGGAAGGAGg GGTTGGGTGGCTGGAGACTTAGTGGAGGTGTATGATGACTGTGCTTGGAAAGCTGCCAGAATTTTGAAGGGTGTGGGTGGAAATTGTTATGAAATTAGGCAACTGAGCTCTTTGAAAGAATTCCGAGTCCACAAAGTTAACATCAGGGATCGTCAGCTGTGGCAGGATGAGAAATGGATTGTCAGAAAG GGCCTTGGCAGCTGCAGAAATGTGAAAGCCAGAAAAACAGCAACTGAAAGTGAAAATTCTTTCCAGAAAATCGCCTTCCCACTGCAGCAAGCCAATCCCAACGCAAATGTACAGCCAAGATATACTGGTGCTGCTGCTTTAGACAACCCTGGTTGCCAAGAATCTCACATTGTCTCCGCTAGAACAATGAAGAGAGCATATCCATTTTCTTCCTCCCATGTTGACACAGAAGGTGGGAAACCAAATTGTTTCCTtcattgtttttgtgcaagaagCTCAGAATGTAATGATTCTGATGCCGATGACTGCTCAGTTGGTAGTTGTAGTGTTATAAGTTACAATTCATGTAAGCTGTCAGGTCGTACTTTAGCTGGCCTTAGTCAAGATTCAGATACCCTGAGTAGTGATGCAGAATCATTTTGTGGCCGTGAGGAGGAAGAAAAATGCTCTCATCCTTTGCGAGAGGGTGTGGAAGCAACAATTCATAG GgccaaagttggaggcatgcaTGTCTTGCTTCCAAAAGATCTAAACATGAAGCTGGGTTGGCTATTTTTTCCCTGGTGTTATAAGTGGGCATGGCTGAGTTCAATTTTCTACCGGCGATACGATG GTCTTCCCGTGATCATGATGCCAGTTTGA
- the LOC120005389 gene encoding uncharacterized protein LOC120005389 isoform X2 yields the protein MMRFRKGTIVDVLDRREDPSGVWRPAKIISGNGHYYSVRYDCSIGMKDKPIAGKVSRKAIRPRPCPPPVDGRRGWVAGDLVEVYDDCAWKAARILKGVGGNCYEIRQLSSLKEFRVHKVNIRDRQLWQDEKWIVRKGLGSCRNVKARKTATESENSFQKIAFPLQQANPNANVQPRYTGAAALDNPGCQESHIVSARTMKRAYPFSSSHVDTEGGKPNCFLHCFCARSSECNDSDADDCSVGSCSVISYNSCKLSGRTLAGLSQDSDTLSSDAESFCGREEEEKCSHPLREGVEATIHRAKVGGMHVLLPKDLNMKLGWLFFPWCYKWAWLSSIFYRRYDGQQLVSLLLLFAAISYLSFARTMGTSSRKKKKQN from the exons ATGATGAGATTCAGGAAAGGGACTATAGTGGATGTGCTCGACAGAAGAGAGGATCCTTCTGGTGTGTGGAGGCCTGCCAAGATTATCTCTGGCAATGGACACTATTATAGTGTTAGGTATGATTGTTCCATAGGAATGAAAGACAAGCCTATTGCAGGGAAGGTCTCGAGGAAGGCCATCAGGCCCAGGCCTTGTCCTCCACCTGTTGATGGAAGGAGg GGTTGGGTGGCTGGAGACTTAGTGGAGGTGTATGATGACTGTGCTTGGAAAGCTGCCAGAATTTTGAAGGGTGTGGGTGGAAATTGTTATGAAATTAGGCAACTGAGCTCTTTGAAAGAATTCCGAGTCCACAAAGTTAACATCAGGGATCGTCAGCTGTGGCAGGATGAGAAATGGATTGTCAGAAAG GGCCTTGGCAGCTGCAGAAATGTGAAAGCCAGAAAAACAGCAACTGAAAGTGAAAATTCTTTCCAGAAAATCGCCTTCCCACTGCAGCAAGCCAATCCCAACGCAAATGTACAGCCAAGATATACTGGTGCTGCTGCTTTAGACAACCCTGGTTGCCAAGAATCTCACATTGTCTCCGCTAGAACAATGAAGAGAGCATATCCATTTTCTTCCTCCCATGTTGACACAGAAGGTGGGAAACCAAATTGTTTCCTtcattgtttttgtgcaagaagCTCAGAATGTAATGATTCTGATGCCGATGACTGCTCAGTTGGTAGTTGTAGTGTTATAAGTTACAATTCATGTAAGCTGTCAGGTCGTACTTTAGCTGGCCTTAGTCAAGATTCAGATACCCTGAGTAGTGATGCAGAATCATTTTGTGGCCGTGAGGAGGAAGAAAAATGCTCTCATCCTTTGCGAGAGGGTGTGGAAGCAACAATTCATAG GgccaaagttggaggcatgcaTGTCTTGCTTCCAAAAGATCTAAACATGAAGCTGGGTTGGCTATTTTTTCCCTGGTGTTATAAGTGGGCATGGCTGAGTTCAATTTTCTACCGGCGATACGATGGTCAGCAACTGGTATCATTATTACTCTTGTTTGCTGCGATATCTTATTTGAGCTTTGCTCGGACCATGGGTACGTCttctcgaaaaaaaaaaaagcaaaactag
- the LOC120005389 gene encoding uncharacterized protein LOC120005389 isoform X1: MMRFRKGTIVDVLDRREDPSGVWRPAKIISGNGHYYSVRYDCSIGMKDKPIAGKVSRKAIRPRPCPPPVDGRRGWVAGDLVEVYDDCAWKAARILKGVGGNCYEIRQLSSLKEFRVHKVNIRDRQLWQDEKWIVRKGLGSCRNVKARKTATESENSFQKIAFPLQQANPNANVQPRYTGAAALDNPGCQESHIVSARTMKRAYPFSSSHVDTEGGKPNCFLHCFCARSSECNDSDADDCSVGSCSVISYNSCKLSGRTLAGLSQDSDTLSSDAESFCGREEEEKCSHPLREGVEATIHRAKVGGMHVLLPKDLNMKLGWLFFPWCYKWAWLSSIFYRRYDGQQLVSLLLLFAAISYLSFARTMGTSSRKKKKQN; encoded by the exons ATGATGAGATTCAGGAAAGGGACTATAGTGGATGTGCTCGACAGAAGAGAGGATCCTTCTGGTGTGTGGAGGCCTGCCAAGATTATCTCTGGCAATGGACACTATTATAGTGTTAGGTATGATTGTTCCATAGGAATGAAAGACAAGCCTATTGCAGGGAAGGTCTCGAGGAAGGCCATCAGGCCCAGGCCTTGTCCTCCACCTGTTGATGGAAG gaGGGGTTGGGTGGCTGGAGACTTAGTGGAGGTGTATGATGACTGTGCTTGGAAAGCTGCCAGAATTTTGAAGGGTGTGGGTGGAAATTGTTATGAAATTAGGCAACTGAGCTCTTTGAAAGAATTCCGAGTCCACAAAGTTAACATCAGGGATCGTCAGCTGTGGCAGGATGAGAAATGGATTGTCAGAAAG GGCCTTGGCAGCTGCAGAAATGTGAAAGCCAGAAAAACAGCAACTGAAAGTGAAAATTCTTTCCAGAAAATCGCCTTCCCACTGCAGCAAGCCAATCCCAACGCAAATGTACAGCCAAGATATACTGGTGCTGCTGCTTTAGACAACCCTGGTTGCCAAGAATCTCACATTGTCTCCGCTAGAACAATGAAGAGAGCATATCCATTTTCTTCCTCCCATGTTGACACAGAAGGTGGGAAACCAAATTGTTTCCTtcattgtttttgtgcaagaagCTCAGAATGTAATGATTCTGATGCCGATGACTGCTCAGTTGGTAGTTGTAGTGTTATAAGTTACAATTCATGTAAGCTGTCAGGTCGTACTTTAGCTGGCCTTAGTCAAGATTCAGATACCCTGAGTAGTGATGCAGAATCATTTTGTGGCCGTGAGGAGGAAGAAAAATGCTCTCATCCTTTGCGAGAGGGTGTGGAAGCAACAATTCATAG GgccaaagttggaggcatgcaTGTCTTGCTTCCAAAAGATCTAAACATGAAGCTGGGTTGGCTATTTTTTCCCTGGTGTTATAAGTGGGCATGGCTGAGTTCAATTTTCTACCGGCGATACGATGGTCAGCAACTGGTATCATTATTACTCTTGTTTGCTGCGATATCTTATTTGAGCTTTGCTCGGACCATGGGTACGTCttctcgaaaaaaaaaaaagcaaaactag
- the LOC120005389 gene encoding uncharacterized protein LOC120005389 isoform X3, translated as MMRFRKGTIVDVLDRREDPSGVWRPAKIISGNGHYYSVRYDCSIGMKDKPIAGKVSRKAIRPRPCPPPVDGRRGWVAGDLVEVYDDCAWKAARILKGVGGNCYEIRQLSSLKEFRVHKVNIRDRQLWQDEKWIVRKGLGSCRNVKARKTATESENSFQKIAFPLQQANPNANVQPRYTGAAALDNPGCQESHIVSARTMKRAYPFSSSHVDTEGGKPNCFLHCFCARSSECNDSDADDCSVGSCSVISYNSCKLSGRTLAGLSQDSDTLSSDAESFCGREEEEKCSHPLREGVEATIHRLELHAYRCTLNELYAFGPLSWDQEAMLTDLRLSLHISNDEHLIALRNLISGGTNIHVG; from the exons ATGATGAGATTCAGGAAAGGGACTATAGTGGATGTGCTCGACAGAAGAGAGGATCCTTCTGGTGTGTGGAGGCCTGCCAAGATTATCTCTGGCAATGGACACTATTATAGTGTTAGGTATGATTGTTCCATAGGAATGAAAGACAAGCCTATTGCAGGGAAGGTCTCGAGGAAGGCCATCAGGCCCAGGCCTTGTCCTCCACCTGTTGATGGAAGGAGg GGTTGGGTGGCTGGAGACTTAGTGGAGGTGTATGATGACTGTGCTTGGAAAGCTGCCAGAATTTTGAAGGGTGTGGGTGGAAATTGTTATGAAATTAGGCAACTGAGCTCTTTGAAAGAATTCCGAGTCCACAAAGTTAACATCAGGGATCGTCAGCTGTGGCAGGATGAGAAATGGATTGTCAGAAAG GGCCTTGGCAGCTGCAGAAATGTGAAAGCCAGAAAAACAGCAACTGAAAGTGAAAATTCTTTCCAGAAAATCGCCTTCCCACTGCAGCAAGCCAATCCCAACGCAAATGTACAGCCAAGATATACTGGTGCTGCTGCTTTAGACAACCCTGGTTGCCAAGAATCTCACATTGTCTCCGCTAGAACAATGAAGAGAGCATATCCATTTTCTTCCTCCCATGTTGACACAGAAGGTGGGAAACCAAATTGTTTCCTtcattgtttttgtgcaagaagCTCAGAATGTAATGATTCTGATGCCGATGACTGCTCAGTTGGTAGTTGTAGTGTTATAAGTTACAATTCATGTAAGCTGTCAGGTCGTACTTTAGCTGGCCTTAGTCAAGATTCAGATACCCTGAGTAGTGATGCAGAATCATTTTGTGGCCGTGAGGAGGAAGAAAAATGCTCTCATCCTTTGCGAGAGGGTGTGGAAGCAACAATTCATAGGTTAGAGTTGCACGCTTATCGTTGCACTCTGAATGAATTGTATGCTTTTGGGCCCTTAAGTTGGGACCAAGAAGCTATGTTGACTGATCTCCGTCTCTCTCTCCATATTTCTAATGATGAGCATTTGATAGCTTTAAGGAACCTAATTTCTGGTGGAACAAATATTCACGTAGGTTAA
- the LOC120005388 gene encoding pentatricopeptide repeat-containing protein At3g54980, mitochondrial-like yields MRYALTFSPIPQYILHSFRNPKCLCSKTQFPDVDILDHQNPSSPHPNTNFPEKIVLDSNSPEKINSCSHFPSNPTAPAPKDAHSTAPISESEILRGSHLIDTLLSHRTNPYRAWRYFNEVESKRGFVKGIDSFCVLLHILVGFPETHRFARNLLNWFCSGDSSPTPCVVVDHLMDSAERFGFQLDSPVFDFLLNGYVRATRLSHAMKCFDGMIEHDIIPSVKSFNIFLAALVRSNLIVEARELYNKMILKGVSGDCATIHMIMRACLKEGKPEDAEELFSEAKTRGLAFDAAAYEVIIWAVCKKPNSSLAYALLKEMRDMGWVPSECAFTCIIGACVKQGNMVEALRIKEEMVSCGKMMNLVVATSLMKGYCKQGDMVSAFNMFDKLCEDGPIPNKAAFAVLIEWCCKCGNMEKARRLYCQMKELGILPTVFIVNSLIRGFLKTRSLKEAFELLDEAVVHGIANVFTYNTLLSSLCKEGEVSEACTLWEKMVNRGVMPSIVSYNNLILGHCRDGNMDMAHGAFLRMLDCGLRPNVVTYSTLIDGYFKNGDAEHAFDVFDKMVGENITPTDYTFNTIITGLCKVGRTSESTNKLKKFVEEGFIPICMTYNSIIDGFIKEGSIDSAMAVYREMCKSGVSPNVITYTSLIDGFCKTNNINLALKMRNEMTNKGLQLDVTAYCALIDGFCKRRDMDRARELFSELREIGLSPNAVVYNSLISGFRSINNMEAALDLHKAMMKEGIPCDLKTYTTLIDGLLKEGKLLFASEIYSEMLDKGIVPDIVTYTVLINGLCNKGQVDNARKVLEEMDKKSLTPSVLIYNALIAGHFRKGNLEEAFRLHNEMLDRGLVPDDATYDILINRKLRGENLLSGVSHA; encoded by the coding sequence ATGAGATATGCACTCACTTTTTCACCGATTCCTCAATACATTCTTCACTCCTTCAGAAATCCTAAATGTCTTTGTTCTAAAACCCAGTTTCCCGACGTAGATATCTTAGACCATCAGAATCCCAGCAGTCCCCACCCAAACACCAACTTTCCCGAGAAAATTGTCCTTGATTCCAATTCCCCTGAGAAAATCAATTCATGCTCTCATTTTCCTTCTAACCCAACTGCCCCAGCGCCCAAAGATGCCCACTCAACAGCACCAATCTCCGAAAGCGAGATTTTGAGGGGAAGCCATTTGATTGACACTCTTCTGAGTCACAGGACCAATCCATATCGTGCTTGGAGATACTTCAATGAGGTAGAAAGTAAGCGTGGTTTTGTCAAGGGTATTGATtcgttttgtgttttgcttcaTATTTTGGTGGGATTTCCTGAGACTCATAGATTCGCTCGTAATTTGCTCAATTGGTTTTGCTCTGGTGATTCAAGCCCCACGCCTTGTGTTGTTGTTGATCATTTAATGGACTCTGCGGAGAGGTTTGGTTTTCAATTAGATTCTCCAGTTTTTGATTTTCTGTTGAATGGTTATGTTAGAGCTACTAGGCTAAGTCATGCCATGAAGTGTTTTGATGGGATGATAGAGCACGATATAATTCCTTCAGTTAAATCTTTTAACATATTTCTGGCTGCTTTAGTTAGGAGCAATTTGATTGTTGAAGCAAGAGAACTGTATAATAAAATGATTCTGAAAGGAGTAAGTGGTGATTGTGCTACTATTCATATGATCATGCGAGCTTGTTTGAAAGAAGGGAAGCCTGAGGATGCTGAGGAGTTATTCAGTGAGGCAAAGACTAGAGGTCTAGCATTTGATGCTGCTGCATATGAAGTTATTATTTGGGCTGTCTGTAAGAAGCCCAACTCTAGTTTGGCCTATGCTTTGTTGAAGGAGATGAGAGATATGGGATGGGTTCCTTCTGAGTGTGCATTCACTTGTATAATTGGGGCTTGTGTTAAGCAGGGAAATATGGTAGAGGCGTTGAGGATTAAGGAAGAGATGGtgagttgtggaaaaatgatgaATTTGGTGGTTGCAACCAGTTTGATGAAAGGATATTGCAAGCAAGGTGATATGGTAAGTGCTTTTAATATGTTTGATAAGCTATGTGAGGATGGACCTATTCCAAATAAGGCTGCATTTGCAGTTTTGATTGAATGGTGCTGTAAGTGTGGGAACATGGAAAAGGCACGCCGCCTTTACTGCCAAATGAAAGAATTGGGCATCTTGCCTACCGTCTTTATTGTGAATTCCCTGATACGTGGATTCTTGAAAACTCGGTCATTAAAAGAAGCGTTTGAGTTGTTAGATGAGGCAGTTGTGCATGGCATTGCCAATGTTTTCACGTATAACACTCTCCTATCTTCGCTTTGTAAAGAGGGCGAGGTAAGTGAAGCTTGCACTTTATGGGAAAAGATGGTGAATAGAGGTGTTATGCCCAGTATAGTTTCTTATAACAATCTGATACTTGGCCATTGCAGAGACGGGAACATGGATATGGCACATGGTGCATTTCTGCGGATGCTTGATTGTGGGTTAAGACCTAATGTTGTGACATATTCTACTTTAATTGATGGGTATTTCAAAAACGGAGATGCAGAACATGCCTTTGATGTGTTCGATAAAATGGTGGGTGAGAATATTACCCCCACGGACTACACTTTCAATACAATTATTACCGGTTTGTGCAAAGTCGGTCGTACATCTGAGTCAACCAATAAGCTGAAGAAATTTGTTGAGGAAGGTTTCATTCCCATCTGTATGACATACAATTCCATTATAGACGGGTTCATAAAGGAAGGCTCTATTGATTCTGCAATGGCTGTTTATAGAGAGATGTGTAAGAGTGGAGTTTCCCCTAATGTTATCACCTACACAAGCTTGATCGATGGGTTTTGCAAAACCAACAACATTAATCTTGCTTTGAAAATGCGGAATGAGATGACAAACAAGGGTCTCCAACTAGATGTTACAGCATATTGTGCTCTCATTGATGGGTTCTGCAAAAGACGAGATATGGATCGTGCACGTGAGCTTTTCTCTGAACTCCGTGAAATTGGGTTATCTCCTAATGCAGTGGTTTACAATAGCTTAATTAGTGGTTTCAGGAGTATAAATAACATGGAAGCGGCACTTGATTTACATAAGGCTATGATGAAAGAGGGAATTCCTTGTGACTTGAAAACATACACTACGTTAATTGATGGGTTGCTAAAAGAGGGTAAACTACTCTTCGCGTCAGAAATTTACTCAGAAATGCTTGACAAGGGTATTGTTCCTGATATAGTCACATACACTGTCCTGATAAATGGTCTTTGTAACAAAGGACAGGTAGATAATGCCCGGAAGGTTTTAGAAGAGATGGATAAGAAGAGTCTGACTCCAAGTGTTCTTATTTATAATGCCCTAATTGCTGGACACTTTAGAAAGGGAAATCTGGAAGAGGCTTTTAGACTGCATAACGAGATGCTTGACAGAGGTCTTGTACCTGATGATGCTACTTATGACATCCTTAtcaatagaaagttaagagGTGAAAATTTACTCTCCGGAGTTTCGCATGCTTGA
- the LOC120004789 gene encoding truncated lectin 2-like, which yields MRTPHTPPANGMAFIMAPDNGPPPRTSQGSSIGIMDESSEDNVQQLAVELDTCKDIGDIDGNHIAIDTKSVLNSVTAKSLNNIRVNLTSQRNIKVRVDYNSWTNLLEVYAAYASDPLVKVIKLQIDLEGTVPRSIFVGFTASTGSFTERHQLLDWKFTSTVYM from the exons ATGCGGACCCCCCATACACCTCCTGCCAATGGAATGGCTTTTATTATGGCTCCGGACAATGGTCCCCCACCGCGAACCAGCCAAGGCTCCTCCATCGGTATCATGGATGAATCAAGTGAAG ATAATGTTCAACAACTAGCAGTGGAGCTCGACACTTGCAAGGATATAGGTGATATAGACGGAAATCACATTGCAATCGACACAAAAAGTGTATTAAACTCAGTTACTGCCAAGAGTCTCAACAACATACGCGTTAATCTTACAAGTCAAAGAAATATCAAGGTTCGGGTTGATTATAACAGTTGGACTAACCTGCTTGAAGTGTACGCAGCATATGCATCAGACCCACTAGTGAAAGTTATCAAGCTCCAGATTGACCTTGAAGGAACTGTGCCGAGATCCATATTCGTCGGATTCACAGCCTCAACAGGGTCTTTCACAGAGCGCCATCAACTCTTAGATTGGAAGTTCACCTCCACAGTTTATATGTAG
- the LOC120004788 gene encoding tRNA (cytosine(38)-C(5))-methyltransferase 2: MEDEPWRVLEFYSGIGGMRYSLTEAGVNAKVVEAFDINDKANDVYEHNFGHRPCQGNIQSLTAADLDSYGAHAWLLSPPCQPYTRQGLQKHSGDARAFSFLKILELIPHSTRPPVMLFVENVVGFETSDTHTKMMEMLANNDFVTQEFILSPIQFRVPYSRPRYFCLAKRKPLSFQQEAFNGQVLQSPTPLFGHDDNVVMNECDKPQESWDRLLQSCEPIERFLEFSDFGGQINAESVVGAVINIPPKDLGASNKICEGSECDLSSIDQYFIPLSLIERWGSAMDIVYPDSKRCCCFTKSYYRYVKGTGSLLATVQPKNKGKGSSLKEQALRYFTPREVANFHSFPEDFQFPQHISLRQRYALLGNSLSVAVVAPLLRYIFSPPP, from the exons ATGGAGGACGAGCCATGGCGAGTCCTCGAGTTCTACAGCGGCATCGGTGGCATG AGGTATTCGTTAACAGAGGCGGGAGTGAATGCAAAAGTGGTTGAAGCTTTTGACATAAACGACAAGGCGAATGATGTATACGAGCACAATTTTGGTCACCGTCCTTGTCAG GGTAATATCCAGAGCCTGACTGCTGCTGATCTTGACAGCTATGGTGCACATGCATGGCTTCTCTCTCCTCCTTGCCAACCTTACACTCGACAAg GCCTCCAGAAGCACTCTGGTGATGCTCGAGCATTTTCATTTCTCAAGATTCTTGAACTTATACCTCATAGTACGCGACCTCCAGTTATGCTATTTGTGGAAAATGTTGTTGGATTTGAG ACATCAGACACACATACAAAAATGATGGAAATGTTAGCAAACAATGATTTTGTTACACAGGAGTTCATTTTAAGCCCAATACAGTTTCGTGTACCATATTCCAGGCCGCGCTACTTTTGTCTG GCAAAAAGAAAGCCTCTATCCTTTCAGCAAGAAGCCTTCAATGGCCAGGTTCTTCAGTCTCCAACTCCATTATTTGGACATGATGATAATGTAGTAATGAATGAATGTGATAAACCACAAGAGAGCTGGGATAGATTGCTTCAGTCTTGTGAGCCAATAGAGAGGTTTCTCGAGTTCAGTGATTTCGGGGGCCAAATAAATGCAGAATCTGTTGTTGGGGCAGTGATTAATATTCCTCCAAAGGACCTTGGAGCTTCCAATAAAATTTGTGAGGGAAGTGAATGTGATTTGAGCTCCATAGACCAATATTTCATTCCCTTGAGCTTGATAGAGAGGTGGGGAAGTGCTATGG ATATTGTCTATCCGGATTCAAAGCGATGTTGTTGTTTTACAAAGAGTTACTATCGATATGTGAAAGGTACTGGGTCCCTATTGGCTACTGTCCAG CCAAAGAATAAGGGGAAGGGCTCTTCATTGAAGGAGCAGGCCCTTAGATATTTCACCCCCAGAGAG GTTGCTAATTTCCATTCTTTCCCAGAGGATTTTCAGTTCCCACAACACATAAGCCTTAGACAGCG TTATGCATTGCTGGGGAACAGTTTAAGCGTAGCAGTGGTAGCTCCCTTGCTCAGATATATATTTTCTCCACCTCCTTGA